In the genome of Coraliomargarita algicola, one region contains:
- a CDS encoding carboxymuconolactone decarboxylase family protein, with the protein MSRIHTLESENASQEVAALYDAVKQKLGLVPNMVKALGNSQAALEGYLGLSGAVSGDSLSPQTREKIALLSAQLNDCDYCLRAHTAIGSLMKIPSDELKAARHAESTDLKEQAILTLTKAIIETKGQVPESTQIAVKSAGVTEAEAAEVVANVAVNLYTNYFNRYAQTECEFPEVEAAQCSCC; encoded by the coding sequence ATGAGCCGTATCCACACACTCGAATCCGAAAACGCATCGCAAGAAGTCGCCGCACTCTACGATGCCGTCAAACAAAAGCTGGGCCTGGTCCCAAACATGGTCAAAGCCCTCGGCAACAGCCAGGCAGCCCTCGAAGGCTATCTGGGCCTAAGCGGAGCGGTCTCGGGCGACAGTCTGAGCCCTCAAACACGGGAGAAGATCGCTCTTCTCTCCGCCCAACTAAACGACTGCGACTACTGTCTTCGCGCCCATACCGCCATCGGCAGCCTGATGAAGATTCCGTCCGACGAGCTGAAAGCCGCGCGCCATGCAGAGTCTACAGACCTCAAGGAGCAAGCCATCCTCACCCTGACCAAAGCAATTATTGAGACCAAGGGCCAGGTGCCTGAGTCGACACAAATTGCCGTCAAGTCCGCCGGAGTCACCGAAGCCGAAGCCGCCGAGGTCGTCGCGAACGTAGCCGTCAATCTCTACACGAACTACTTCAACCGCTACGCACAAACAGAATGCGAATTCCCGGAAGTGGAAGCCGCCCAGTGCAGCTGCTGCTAA
- a CDS encoding YHS domain-containing (seleno)protein — protein sequence MKSIRHIINISILIFASALTASAIDADQYDLPAVGGYDLVSYHQESGPIRGTGFQAAQHEGVTYLFANEANKAAFEANPEKYLPAYNGYCAYGLALGKKFNSNPTVYEFIDGTLYLNLDGDIQKEWAKDIQGNIRKANANWKSIR from the coding sequence ATGAAAAGCATCAGACACATCATCAACATCAGCATCCTCATCTTCGCCAGCGCACTGACCGCGTCAGCGATCGACGCAGACCAGTATGACCTCCCCGCAGTGGGTGGATACGACCTCGTCAGCTACCATCAGGAATCAGGCCCCATCCGCGGCACTGGTTTTCAAGCCGCGCAACACGAAGGGGTCACTTATCTCTTCGCGAACGAGGCCAACAAAGCTGCCTTCGAGGCCAACCCGGAGAAATATCTCCCAGCCTACAACGGCTACTGCGCCTACGGACTCGCGTTGGGTAAGAAGTTCAACAGCAACCCGACGGTCTATGAGTTCATCGACGGCACGCTCTACCTCAACCTCGACGGCGACATTCAGAAAGAATGGGCCAAAGACATCCAAGGCAACATCCGAAAGGCCAATGCCAACTGGAAATCGATCCGCTAA
- a CDS encoding TetR/AcrR family transcriptional regulator: MTKPQNSLSKRDEIIEVASKLFYEQGYHCTGIQQIIQEAGAAKGTFYSHFKSKEELGIAWLKARHATWNHWLLQFINPKKTPKSKIVGIFDFLGQWMQDANFRGCAFLNTMCETPDCENALRLEISNHKRELFELFRALTAEHHATKTKIEQEQIATTLFILFEGTLIQLQNFQDLSFLQVAKKQVTALL; encoded by the coding sequence ATGACCAAGCCCCAAAACAGCCTATCCAAGCGGGACGAAATCATCGAAGTGGCCTCCAAGCTCTTCTATGAACAAGGCTACCATTGTACCGGCATCCAACAAATCATCCAGGAAGCAGGTGCTGCTAAAGGCACATTTTATTCTCACTTCAAATCCAAGGAAGAACTGGGCATCGCATGGCTGAAAGCACGTCACGCCACTTGGAACCACTGGCTCCTCCAGTTCATCAACCCAAAGAAAACTCCTAAATCCAAAATAGTCGGCATCTTCGATTTCCTCGGCCAGTGGATGCAGGATGCCAACTTCCGCGGCTGTGCCTTTCTCAACACCATGTGCGAGACCCCCGACTGCGAAAATGCGCTGCGTCTTGAAATTTCTAATCATAAGCGGGAATTATTTGAACTCTTTCGTGCTCTTACCGCCGAACACCACGCTACGAAGACTAAGATCGAACAGGAACAAATCGCCACGACCCTATTCATTCTCTTCGAAGGCACCCTCATCCAACTACAGAACTTCCAAGACCTTTCGTTTCTCCAAGTCGCCAAGAAACAAGTCACGGCACTTCTGTAA
- a CDS encoding pyridoxamine 5'-phosphate oxidase family protein, with translation MDQNFTHYAFTDSVKAVQSAQGSRKAYARAECSGDRYRLSADEIHFVEMRDSFYLSSVGENGWPYVQFRGGPPGFLKVINPETLAMPDFSGNRQYISTGNINAIGKVMLFLIDYPTRQRLKIWATADVLQLEHYPELEAHLKLPKYRARVERLLRFRIQAFDWNCQQHITPRFTIEEINALDL, from the coding sequence ATGGACCAAAACTTCACCCACTACGCATTCACTGACTCCGTCAAGGCGGTCCAATCCGCACAAGGGTCCCGCAAAGCCTACGCTCGTGCCGAGTGCAGCGGTGACCGCTACCGACTCAGTGCCGACGAGATCCATTTCGTAGAAATGCGAGACAGCTTCTACCTGAGCTCTGTCGGAGAAAACGGCTGGCCTTATGTACAATTCCGAGGCGGCCCTCCGGGATTCCTCAAAGTCATTAATCCGGAAACGCTCGCCATGCCTGATTTCAGCGGCAACCGCCAATACATCAGCACTGGCAATATTAATGCCATCGGCAAAGTGATGCTCTTCCTCATCGACTACCCCACCCGCCAGCGACTCAAGATCTGGGCAACCGCCGATGTGCTACAGCTCGAGCACTACCCCGAACTCGAAGCACATCTCAAACTCCCCAAATACCGCGCACGCGTCGAACGCCTACTGCGCTTCCGCATCCAGGCATTCGACTGGAACTGCCAACAACACATCACCCCTCGCTTCACGATCGAAGAAATCAATGCACTCGATCTCTAA
- a CDS encoding DUF5069 domain-containing protein, which translates to MNTSITTDLTQQAPRSPRVRLGGFAHLPRLIDKARATVNDRAGVYIYGRESLLDLQFFKFTGITPDELLAKVSEGLGDFEILEWIHTQTPYQLLPHQIDSWSAWIEKLPGLNPQVRAWIAEFSLAQSPPRTDVGTLFEYLDLDDYVRFGGQA; encoded by the coding sequence ATGAACACATCCATCACCACCGATCTAACACAACAGGCGCCACGCAGCCCACGCGTACGTCTGGGCGGATTCGCCCACCTTCCACGACTCATCGACAAGGCCCGCGCCACTGTAAACGACCGCGCCGGCGTCTACATCTATGGTCGCGAAAGCCTCCTCGACCTCCAGTTCTTCAAGTTCACCGGCATCACTCCAGACGAGCTCCTGGCCAAAGTCAGCGAAGGGCTGGGCGATTTCGAGATCCTTGAATGGATCCACACGCAGACGCCCTACCAGCTCCTGCCTCATCAAATCGATTCCTGGAGCGCATGGATCGAAAAGCTCCCCGGCCTAAACCCTCAAGTCCGTGCCTGGATCGCAGAGTTTTCCCTCGCGCAGTCTCCTCCGCGGACAGACGTCGGCACGCTCTTCGAATACCTCGACCTCGACGACTATGTCCGCTTCGGCGGCCAAGCCTAA
- a CDS encoding nuclear transport factor 2 family protein, with protein MMHTEQRSPLPPFTEASARLKVQLAEDAWNSQDPERVAQAYTEDSEWRNRADFINGRAEIVDFLRRKWAKEHEYKLKKTLWAFSDNRIAVRFEYEWRDDSGQWFRAHGNENWEFDANGLMARRFASINDQAIDASERRL; from the coding sequence ATGATGCATACAGAACAACGTTCCCCGCTTCCACCCTTCACCGAAGCCAGCGCGCGCCTAAAGGTACAACTCGCCGAAGACGCCTGGAACTCCCAAGACCCCGAACGGGTGGCTCAGGCCTACACCGAAGATTCCGAATGGCGCAACCGTGCCGATTTCATCAATGGTCGCGCCGAGATCGTCGACTTTCTCCGCCGCAAGTGGGCCAAAGAGCATGAGTACAAACTAAAAAAGACGCTCTGGGCCTTCAGCGACAACCGCATCGCGGTGCGCTTCGAATACGAATGGCGCGACGACTCCGGCCAATGGTTTCGCGCCCACGGAAATGAAAATTGGGAGTTCGACGCCAACGGACTCATGGCCCGCCGCTTCGCATCGATCAACGACCAAGCCATCGACGCATCCGAGCGCCGTCTCTGA
- a CDS encoding sigma-70 family RNA polymerase sigma factor — protein sequence MKPQTLTYAHDGQVLADHFEQIVSDYQQSLYRFAYSLAKSTHEADDIVQQTFYIYASKGSSLRDPSKIKSWLFTTLYREFLRRKRDRNRLESRDPEILEAIAGSTETDVHRRLDAQLAVEALQEVDPTYRAPLALFYLNDLSYQEIANSLSIPIGTVMSRLSRGKSRLREVFQQKTSTAACFTHSS from the coding sequence ATGAAGCCGCAAACACTCACTTACGCACATGATGGGCAAGTTCTTGCCGATCATTTCGAACAAATCGTATCCGACTATCAACAGTCGCTCTACCGCTTCGCCTACAGCCTGGCGAAGAGCACGCACGAAGCCGACGACATCGTCCAACAAACCTTCTACATCTACGCAAGCAAAGGCAGTAGCTTACGCGATCCAAGCAAAATAAAATCCTGGCTCTTCACTACGCTCTACCGCGAGTTCCTGCGTCGTAAACGCGACCGGAACCGCCTCGAAAGCCGTGATCCGGAAATTCTCGAGGCGATCGCAGGATCCACTGAAACGGACGTACACCGTCGCCTCGACGCACAACTCGCGGTCGAAGCCTTACAGGAAGTCGATCCCACCTACCGAGCGCCACTCGCGCTCTTCTATCTGAACGACCTCTCTTACCAGGAGATCGCAAACTCACTGAGCATTCCAATCGGAACCGTCATGTCACGCCTCTCACGCGGCAAATCACGACTGCGCGAAGTCTTTCAGCAGAAGACCTCAACCGCGGCATGTTTTACCCACAGCAGTTAA
- the trxA gene encoding thioredoxin, which translates to MKNIHHIQSASELDTIIQHSTQPVVVDYWAPWCGPCKALNPILESAADELGDEAIIAKVNIDEHPQLARKNDVGSIPTLFYFNKGRIRHRSTGITDRSGIVTRVRSYATASEPQAV; encoded by the coding sequence ATGAAAAACATCCATCACATACAATCCGCCTCCGAACTGGATACAATTATCCAACACTCGACCCAACCGGTTGTCGTCGATTACTGGGCTCCCTGGTGCGGCCCCTGCAAGGCACTGAATCCCATCCTTGAATCCGCCGCCGATGAGCTCGGCGACGAAGCCATCATCGCCAAAGTCAACATCGACGAACACCCGCAACTCGCCCGCAAGAACGACGTCGGCTCGATCCCGACACTCTTCTACTTCAACAAGGGTAGAATCCGCCACCGATCGACTGGTATCACCGACCGCTCAGGCATCGTCACCCGCGTGCGCAGCTATGCCACGGCCAGCGAACCGCAAGCCGTCTAA